GGAAGACGTTCATTCATCTTCCGGCGGCGTTTTTTATGGTCGTTGAAACTTATTCGGCGGGCTTTTCGGCGGAGAGGGACTTGACCTTCGCAGTCATCAGGGCCTTTCTGCGGGCGGCTGTATTGCGATGGAGCACGCCTTTGACAACGGCTTTGTCGAACACGGACTGGGCCGCGTTGAGCTGGAGCACGGCGGCTTCGGCGTCGCCGTTCTGGACGGTGGCGAGGACCTTTTTCATGGAGGTCTTGCAGCGGCTCTTCCAGTAGCGGTTGTAAAGACGGTTTCTCTCAGACGTGCGGACGCGCTTGATAGCGGACTTCTTGTTGGGCATTCGGTTCACCTCCTCCGGTTAAACGATAAGAATTCTACCACGGACCGTGGTTTATTCGCAACAGACAAATGATATTCTACCAGAAAAACAATAAAATGGGAATGGAGGCCAAACGGTCCGATTCGTTGTAAAATATCTTCCTGGAGCGCTTTGAAAAACTCCGCCTATTCTATCAGAAAAACACGGTGATCGCATGGAAGATTTTTTCGGTCCCGAAGGGATTCTCAACGCGCGCCTTCCGAATTTCGAATATCGCCGGCAGCAGCGCGAACTGGCTGAAAAAATAGAGAATTTTTTGCAGTCGGACCGGCGTCTTCTAGCGGCGGAAGCGCCCACGGGCGTCGGCAAAACCTATGCGATGCTGATCCCCGCCATGCGGTGGGCTGTGGCGAACAATAGCACCGTGCTGGTGCTCACGTCGGGCATCACGCTGCAGGAACAGCTGATCTACAAGGACATTCCCGCGCTGCTGGACGTGCTGGGGCTCGACCTGCCCTACGGACTGCTCAAAGGCCGCGGCAACTATGCCTGCATCCGCAAAGCCCGCGAGATCGGCGCGGAAGGTTTTCTCGACTTCGGCGGCGATAAGGGGCAGGCTTCGCGCGACATCAGCGGCTGGCTTTACGCCACCGAAACCGGCGACCTGAGCGAGCTGAGCCTGGGCGACACCCATCCGGCCCGCGAGCGCATCGCCTCGTCCTATCTGACCTGTCTCGGTCCTTATTGCCCGCATCACGAGCGCTGTTTCTACAACAAGGTGATGCGCAGCCTGTCGCATTGGCGCGTCATCGTCGCCAACTATCACGTCTATTTCTCCTACGTGCTGGGGCAGCGCAAGCCCTTTCCGGCTCCTTTCGGACTGCTGATCTGCGACGAGGCGCACAAGATGGAGGACGCGGCCCGCGCGGTCACGCAGGTGGGCGTCGACGTGCGCGACTGGCAGCGCCTTTTGCGGCGCGCGCCCCGCCTCGACAAGGTGGAGGCGTCTTTGCTGCGCAGCGTGGACTGCCCGGCCGATCGTTTCGCCGAGGAAGTGGCCGATCTGAGCCGGGTCTCCGAGAGCGTTTTCGATCAGCTCGCCGCGCGGCTGCCCGACGGGAAAAATTTCACGGCCTATCCGCCGGAGCTGAAAAACGACACGGCCGAGCTGCTGGTCAAATGCGACCGGATCATCGGCCATCTGGACGAACTCCAGGAAGCGGCCGCAGGCGGCGGGCGCGACGCGAACGCCCTGCAGGACGACGGCAGGATCGCCGTCTGGAACGGCGAACTGACGGCGTTCCGCGACTCGCTGCGCTGGTGCTGCGACACGCAGAACTATCCCGAATGGGCCTATTGGCGCGAGGGCGGCAGCCTGAAGAGCTCCTGCGTGAACGGCAGCGACCTGATCCCGCCGGCCTTCGACGACGACGAGATCAAAGTCATCGCCCTGTCGGCGACGATGACGGTGGATCGTTCTTTCGAATACTGGGCCAATGAAACGGGACTGGCCCCCGACGAGACGGCGGTGCTCGATTCGCCGTTCGATCTGCCTTCGCTGATGGAGATCGACGTCGTCGATCTGGGGCTGCAGGTGATGTCGCCGGGCTACGCCGACGCGGTGGCGCGGGTGTGCCGCAAGTACGCGCGCGAAAACGGCGGCGCGACGCTGATCCTGCTTTCGTCGCGGCGGCTGCTGACGGCCGTTTCCGCTTATCTGAAGATGAACGCGGAGAAGGATAGACTGAATATTCTCGTGCAGGGCGACCTGCCGCGCACGGAGCTGCTGGAGCTGTTCAAGGAAAACGAACGCAGCGTGCTGGTGGGCATGGCGTCGTTCCGCGAGGGCATCGACGTGCCCGGCGAGGCGCTCACTCAGGTGATCATCGACCGCATTCCTTTTCCCCATCCCGGTGATCCCGTCGGCGAGGCGCGCGCCAAGCTGGAAGGGCGCGAGAATTTCGTCAAGGCGGTGCTGCCCGGCGCGAAAATGCAGCTGCGCCAGGCCGCAGGACGGCTGGTGCGCACCGGCTCCGACCGGGGGCGCGTGGTGATCCTCGACGGACGGATCGTGACCCGTCCCGACTGGAAAATCCTGGACAGCCTGCCGGCGGTCCCCGTAAAAAAATACCGCCTGGTCGGCGCTCATAAATGAATTTGCGTATTTACAACTTCGCCCCCGATGTGATATAGTTCGAGGGCTGAATTAACTATCCAGAAAAGTATTTTCACGCTGGAGTTCCTAACTGAGGAGGTGTTCATCAGATGAAGCAGACTTTTCAGCCTCACGTCAGATCGCGCAAGAGGGGCATGGGATTCCTCGCCCGTTCCCGCTCCCACGGCGGACGCGGCGTGCTCGCCGCCCGTCGCGCCAAAGGCCGCAAGCGCCTGGCCGTCTAATCCGAGAGCCTTGGTCTTCCCATATCCCGCTTCATTACGGCTTAAACAGGGCTGGGAATACGACACACTATTCCGCACCGGCAGTCGTTTAAAAGGCAGGCTGGTGCGGTTGTTGTTTGTCAAGGCCCCCGACGGCAAAACGCGCTTCGCCATGGCGGTCGGCAAAAAGATCGCCAAAGCGCACCTGCGCAACCGCGGCCGCCGCGTGCTCAAAGAATCGCTGCGCCGGCTCCATCCCTGGATGAAGGAAGGCTGGTGGTTCGCCTGCATGCTGAACGAGCAGGGGCTTCGGGCGAAAGCCGACGAGGTGTATGCCGATCTTGGCGCTTTGTTGAAGCGCAAAGGCTTTATGAAAGATGACTGGCCCGGCGCGATCTGGTATCAGTAGTTTTTTCGTCTGGCTTTTGGTGCTGCCGATCCGCGGCTACAAGCGCTGGATCTCGCCGCTGCTGGGCCATCGCTGCCGTTTTTATCCCAGCTGTTCGAGCTACGCCATCGAAGCGCTGAAAGTTCACGGCCCTGTCAGAGGCCTCCTCCTCGCCGTCTGGCGGCTGCTTCGCTGCGGCCCATGGAGCGAGGGCGGCTTCGACCCTGTGCCGCCGGCGCGAAAGAGACGTTTCTGACCGCTCTTCAGGTTTACAAATTTTCTGAGAAGGTGACTGAATCTTGTGGAAAGCTCTGAGTGATTATCTCTTTCAGTTTTTGAACTTCCTTTACAGCATGACCGGCAACTGGGGCTGGGCCATCGTCGCCCTCACGGTGATCGTGCGCCTGGCGCTGCATCCCCTGAACGCCAAGCAGATGCGCAGCATGCAGCAGATGCAGCGTCTTCAGCCCCGCCTCAAAGTGCTTCAGGAAAAATACGCCAATGACCGCGATACCCTCAGCCGCGAGACGATGGCGCTCTACAAGGAGAACAAGGTCAATCCGGCTTCGGGCTGTCTGCCGCTGATCATCCAGCTGCCGATCCTGATCCTGCTGTTCAACGTGCTGCGCGACGCCAGCGCCCAGTTCGGCGAGTCCACTTTCTGCGGCGTGCCTCTGGCCGGCACGGTGCTCTCCTCGATTGCCAAGGCGGTCGGTTTCAGCGGCGATCCTCTGACGGCCGGCTTCATGGACACGTGCCGCGCCGTCGGCGCCAATCCCGCAGGACTTTCCGCCGTCGGCGTCTGGCTGCCGATCACGTTCCTGCTGCTGTTCATCGTCTTTTTGACCTGGTATCAGCAGAAGCTCAGCGCGCAGGGCAATCCGCAGATGGCGACGATGAACGTCGTCATGCCCATCTTCATGGGGTTCATCTGCCTTTCCATGCCCGGCGGACTGCTCCTTTACTGGATGCTGTCCTCGCTGTTCGCCGTGATCCAGCAGTGGTTCACGGTGCACAAGGTGGCCAAAGAGGAGAAGCCCGTCCTGTTCAAGGACAAGCCCCGCGAGGGCGAAGCGCCCGCTCAGAAAGCCGTCTTTACGCGCCGTCCCGTCAAAGAGAACCGCCCGGCTCCCCGGCGCGAGCTCGGGGAAATCCCCTCCGCTGCCGTGCAGAGCGGTGAAGCTTACGATGATTTCAGCGACTTCATCCCCAAACGGCGTAAGTAAAGCCTGACGTCGAAGGAGGTTCCCGCACTATGGAAGAAAACATTCTGAAGACTCAGGACGACGAAGTGCTGGTGCTGGAAGTTTCCTCGGAAGACGAGGCGCGCGACCGCGCCGCGTCTCGTTGGAACATCGCCAGGGAAGATGTGCTCCTCACCGTCGTCGGCGAAGAGAAAAAACTCTTCGGGCTTTTCGGCCGCAAGCTGAAGGTCGAAGCCCGGCGTCCCTCCGTTCCCGCGGCGGGACCGGCGAAAGCGGCCGAAGCGGACGGCGGATTTGTCGTTTTGCTTGAAAGAGTCCTGAAGGCGGCGGGGCTTGACCTCGAAGTCAACGTCCAGTCCGACGGCTCGGTCAACCTCTCCGGCCCCGACAGCCGCATCCTGCTGGCCGGCCGTCAGGGCGAGGGGCTGAAAGCCCTCGATTACATCGTCAACCTGATGGCCCGCAACGACGGCCCCGTGCCTCACGTGCGCATCGACTGCGAAGGGTTCCGTCGCAAGCGCGAGAAGGATCTGGAGCGCATCGCCATGGACGCCGCCAAGGAAGCCATGAAGACGCGGCGCACCGTGTACCTTCAGCCCATGTCCAGCTGGGAGCGCCGCATCGTCCACCTGACTCTGCGCGAAAGCGCCAACGTGGAAACTCATTCCATCGGCGTCGAGCCCGGCCGCAAAGTGGCCGTCCGCCTGATCAGCGGCGGGCGCCCCGAGCGTCGTTACGAGGACGAGGAGCGGCGCGAACGTCCCGACCGCCAGCGCGGCGAGCGCTCCGGCAGCCGCCGGCCCCGTCGCCGCCGCTCTCACCGTTCGGACGCATCGCCGGGCGGAGCGTCTCAGGCGTCCGCGGACGACAACGCAGAGTAACGAAAAAATCCATCCCGATGTTTTCAGACATCGGGATGGATTTTTTCGTTCAAGGGATCGTCCTGTCCGTGCCAATTTGCGGACAGGACGATCTTTTTGTTGCGGGGGTGACGGATTATTCGCCGTCGCGGCCGAGTCCCAGATGCTCGGTGAGGAACGCGTCCATGGCGCGGTAGAAGTCGAAGCGGTTTTCCTCGTTGTGGAAGCCGTGGCCTTCGTTGTCCTTGACCATGTACTGCACTTTCACGCCGCGGCGGCGCATGGCCTCGACCATGGCGTCGGACTGCGCCTTGACGACGCGGGGATCGTTGGCGCCCTGGGCGATGAACAGCGGCGCTTTGATCTTGTCGGCATGGAGCGCGGGCGAGGTGGCTTCGAACTGAGCTTTGTCCTTTTCGGGATGGCCGATGGTCTCGTACATCTGTTCGAGCAACGGCTTCCAGTATTCGGGAATGGACTGGAAGAGCGTGAAGATGTTGCTGACGCCCACGTAATCGACGCCGCAGGCGTAGAGTTCCGGCGTCTTGATCAGTCCCATCAGCGTGGCGTAGCCGCCGTAAGAGCCGCCGTAAATGGCGATGCGCTTGGGATCGGCGACGCCCTGGGCGATCAGCCATGCGACGCCGTCGGTGATGTCGTCCTGCTGTTTCAGTCCCCACTGTTTGAAGCCGGCTTCCCAGAACGCTTTGCCGTAGCCGGTGGAGACGCGGTAATTGACTTGCAGCACGGCCAGGCCGCGGTTGGCGAGGAGCTGGGCTTCGGTGTCGTAACCCCATGTGTCGCGCGACTCGGGGCCGCCGTGGACGACGACGATCGCGGGCAGATTCTTCGCTTCCACGCCGACGGGCAGCGTCAGGTAGCCGTGAATGGTCAGACCGTCGCGGGCGGCGTAACTGATGGGCTTCATTTCCGCGAGGTACTCTTCCTTGAGCCACGGATAGAAATCGGTTACTTGCGCGAAGGTGTCGGGCTGGTCTTTGTCGTAGTAATACAGCCTTCCGGGCACGCGGTCCGAACCGACGGAAACGAACATGCGCTTTTCGTCTTTCGACATGTCGCTGACGCCGACGCGCAGATCGGGGAACTGGGCCTGAAGCTTGTTGTAAAAGGCCTCGGCTTCTTTGTCGAAGTAGACGCGGTGCAGCTT
The Pyramidobacter piscolens W5455 DNA segment above includes these coding regions:
- a CDS encoding ATP-dependent DNA helicase, which gives rise to MEDFFGPEGILNARLPNFEYRRQQRELAEKIENFLQSDRRLLAAEAPTGVGKTYAMLIPAMRWAVANNSTVLVLTSGITLQEQLIYKDIPALLDVLGLDLPYGLLKGRGNYACIRKAREIGAEGFLDFGGDKGQASRDISGWLYATETGDLSELSLGDTHPARERIASSYLTCLGPYCPHHERCFYNKVMRSLSHWRVIVANYHVYFSYVLGQRKPFPAPFGLLICDEAHKMEDAARAVTQVGVDVRDWQRLLRRAPRLDKVEASLLRSVDCPADRFAEEVADLSRVSESVFDQLAARLPDGKNFTAYPPELKNDTAELLVKCDRIIGHLDELQEAAAGGGRDANALQDDGRIAVWNGELTAFRDSLRWCCDTQNYPEWAYWREGGSLKSSCVNGSDLIPPAFDDDEIKVIALSATMTVDRSFEYWANETGLAPDETAVLDSPFDLPSLMEIDVVDLGLQVMSPGYADAVARVCRKYARENGGATLILLSSRRLLTAVSAYLKMNAEKDRLNILVQGDLPRTELLELFKENERSVLVGMASFREGIDVPGEALTQVIIDRIPFPHPGDPVGEARAKLEGRENFVKAVLPGAKMQLRQAAGRLVRTGSDRGRVVILDGRIVTRPDWKILDSLPAVPVKKYRLVGAHK
- a CDS encoding ribonuclease P protein component, whose translation is MVFPYPASLRLKQGWEYDTLFRTGSRLKGRLVRLLFVKAPDGKTRFAMAVGKKIAKAHLRNRGRRVLKESLRRLHPWMKEGWWFACMLNEQGLRAKADEVYADLGALLKRKGFMKDDWPGAIWYQ
- the rpsT gene encoding 30S ribosomal protein S20, whose translation is MPNKKSAIKRVRTSERNRLYNRYWKSRCKTSMKKVLATVQNGDAEAAVLQLNAAQSVFDKAVVKGVLHRNTAARRKALMTAKVKSLSAEKPAE
- the yidD gene encoding membrane protein insertion efficiency factor YidD, which encodes MTGPARSGISSFFVWLLVLPIRGYKRWISPLLGHRCRFYPSCSSYAIEALKVHGPVRGLLLAVWRLLRCGPWSEGGFDPVPPARKRRF
- the rpmH gene encoding 50S ribosomal protein L34, which codes for MKQTFQPHVRSRKRGMGFLARSRSHGGRGVLAARRAKGRKRLAV
- a CDS encoding alpha/beta hydrolase family protein, which codes for MKISLLIAAALLALTTAAGAAERPPLIPVEDFFRLPDKARFTISPDGLHYAWMAPWKGRMNVYVASVDALSTGKGTRVTSATERDIAGYGWVSNDRLVYMQDKGGDENHHIYSVARDGSDVRDMTPFDGVKSGIVDQLEEDDEHILIEMNKRDRRVFDVYRLNVLTGSLELIAENPGTIVGWGTDHDGKLRLATEYVGTTTRLLYRDTEDSPWKTLFETDFRDSVSPQVFTADNKRLYVISDIGRDKGALFEYDPATGEQKLIYENDEAGVGGVIWSDLRKKLLGATYYTDKLHRVYFDKEAEAFYNKLQAQFPDLRVGVSDMSKDEKRMFVSVGSDRVPGRLYYYDKDQPDTFAQVTDFYPWLKEEYLAEMKPISYAARDGLTIHGYLTLPVGVEAKNLPAIVVVHGGPESRDTWGYDTEAQLLANRGLAVLQVNYRVSTGYGKAFWEAGFKQWGLKQQDDITDGVAWLIAQGVADPKRIAIYGGSYGGYATLMGLIKTPELYACGVDYVGVSNIFTLFQSIPEYWKPLLEQMYETIGHPEKDKAQFEATSPALHADKIKAPLFIAQGANDPRVVKAQSDAMVEAMRRRGVKVQYMVKDNEGHGFHNEENRFDFYRAMDAFLTEHLGLGRDGE
- a CDS encoding R3H domain-containing nucleic acid-binding protein — protein: MEENILKTQDDEVLVLEVSSEDEARDRAASRWNIAREDVLLTVVGEEKKLFGLFGRKLKVEARRPSVPAAGPAKAAEADGGFVVLLERVLKAAGLDLEVNVQSDGSVNLSGPDSRILLAGRQGEGLKALDYIVNLMARNDGPVPHVRIDCEGFRRKREKDLERIAMDAAKEAMKTRRTVYLQPMSSWERRIVHLTLRESANVETHSIGVEPGRKVAVRLISGGRPERRYEDEERRERPDRQRGERSGSRRPRRRRSHRSDASPGGASQASADDNAE
- a CDS encoding YidC/Oxa1 family membrane protein insertase, giving the protein MWKALSDYLFQFLNFLYSMTGNWGWAIVALTVIVRLALHPLNAKQMRSMQQMQRLQPRLKVLQEKYANDRDTLSRETMALYKENKVNPASGCLPLIIQLPILILLFNVLRDASAQFGESTFCGVPLAGTVLSSIAKAVGFSGDPLTAGFMDTCRAVGANPAGLSAVGVWLPITFLLLFIVFLTWYQQKLSAQGNPQMATMNVVMPIFMGFICLSMPGGLLLYWMLSSLFAVIQQWFTVHKVAKEEKPVLFKDKPREGEAPAQKAVFTRRPVKENRPAPRRELGEIPSAAVQSGEAYDDFSDFIPKRRK